From the Thermococcus sp. 18S1 genome, one window contains:
- a CDS encoding DNA-directed RNA polymerase subunit A': MQSMKKIIGSIEFGILSPQEIRKMSAAEITVPDTYDDDGYPIEGGLMDKRLGVVDPGLRCETCGARAGDCPGHFGHVELARPIVHVGFAKTIHRVLESTCRECGRIKLTDEEIEEYTHKFTVMGDRKKAKDRLIKEIHKKAKERMVCPHCGAPQFPIKFERPTIYWELRKDEEGNEYRHRMMPSEVRDRLEKIPDKDLHLLGLHPEKARPEWMILTVLPVPPVTMRPSITLESGIRAEDDLTHKLVDIIRINNRLKSNIEAGAPQLIIEDLWDLLQYHVTTYINNETSGIPPAKHKSGRPLKTLSQRLKGKEGRFRGNLSGKRVNFSARTVISPDPMISINEVGVPMAVAMELTVPEKVTEFNFEKLKKMVLNGPEKYPGANYVIDPEGRRIRLMENNLEIIAEKLDLGWTVERHLMDGDIVLFNRQPSLHRMSIMAHRVRVMPYRTFRLNLSVCPPYNADFDGDEMNLHVPQTEEAQAEARILMEVQNHIISPRYGGPLIAGIQDHISGGYLLTREGAYFTRSEVEQMLMFAGIDIRELPEPDKVENGVELWSGKTIFSLVLPEDITIWYRNKLCDEPERCEALEKLIEEKLVPDPEEVRKLAYDGFVYIQNGKLLSGAIDKKAYGREDGKLLDLIVREYGVERARQFLDQVTKLAIWTITHKGFTTAIDDEDLPSEALDRIHEIIREAEERVNRLIEAYKNGELEPLPGKTLEETLESNIMAVLAEARDNAGKVAERYLGMGNHAVIMAKTGARGKMLNITQMAAMLGQQSIRGKRLYRGYRGRVLTHFKPEDLGARAKGFVTNSYKSGLTPQEYFFHAMGGREGLVDTAVRTAQSGYMQRRLINALQDLKVDYDGTVRDPTGIIVQFKYGEDGIDPMKSWQGKTVDVDRVILRTLVKMRGGE; the protein is encoded by the coding sequence ATGCAGTCGATGAAGAAGATCATCGGGAGTATTGAATTCGGTATCCTCTCACCCCAGGAAATCAGAAAGATGAGCGCGGCCGAGATAACCGTCCCCGACACCTACGACGACGATGGATACCCAATCGAAGGCGGCCTCATGGACAAGAGACTGGGTGTTGTTGACCCGGGACTCCGCTGTGAGACCTGTGGAGCGAGAGCTGGAGACTGTCCGGGTCACTTCGGCCACGTTGAGCTCGCCAGGCCGATAGTCCACGTCGGATTCGCCAAGACCATCCACCGCGTCCTCGAGAGCACCTGCCGCGAGTGCGGAAGGATAAAGCTCACCGACGAGGAGATAGAGGAGTACACCCACAAGTTCACCGTTATGGGCGACAGGAAGAAGGCCAAGGACAGGCTCATCAAGGAGATCCACAAGAAGGCCAAGGAGAGAATGGTCTGCCCGCACTGTGGAGCGCCGCAGTTCCCGATCAAGTTCGAGAGGCCGACCATCTACTGGGAGCTCAGGAAGGATGAGGAGGGCAACGAGTACAGGCACAGAATGATGCCGAGCGAGGTCAGGGACAGGCTCGAGAAGATACCGGACAAGGACCTGCACCTGCTCGGACTTCACCCGGAGAAGGCCAGGCCCGAGTGGATGATACTGACGGTCCTGCCGGTTCCGCCGGTTACCATGAGGCCCTCAATCACCCTCGAGAGCGGCATCAGAGCAGAGGACGACCTCACCCACAAGCTCGTTGACATCATCCGTATCAACAACAGGCTTAAGAGCAACATCGAGGCCGGTGCACCGCAGCTCATCATCGAGGACCTATGGGACCTCCTCCAGTACCACGTCACCACCTACATAAACAACGAGACCTCCGGCATTCCGCCGGCCAAGCACAAGAGCGGAAGGCCCCTCAAGACCCTCTCCCAGAGGCTCAAGGGTAAAGAAGGCCGCTTCCGTGGAAACCTCAGCGGTAAGCGTGTCAACTTCTCGGCCCGTACGGTCATCAGCCCCGACCCGATGATAAGCATCAACGAGGTCGGCGTTCCGATGGCCGTCGCCATGGAGCTCACCGTTCCGGAGAAGGTCACCGAGTTCAACTTCGAGAAGCTCAAGAAGATGGTCCTCAACGGGCCGGAGAAGTATCCTGGAGCCAACTACGTCATCGACCCTGAGGGACGGAGAATCCGCCTCATGGAGAACAACCTCGAGATCATCGCCGAGAAGCTCGACCTCGGCTGGACGGTCGAGAGGCACCTCATGGACGGAGACATAGTGCTCTTCAACAGGCAGCCCTCACTCCACAGGATGTCCATCATGGCCCACCGCGTTCGCGTTATGCCGTACAGAACATTCCGCCTCAACCTCTCGGTCTGCCCGCCGTACAACGCCGACTTCGACGGTGACGAGATGAACCTCCACGTGCCACAGACCGAGGAGGCCCAGGCCGAAGCGAGGATACTCATGGAGGTCCAGAACCACATCATCTCGCCGAGGTACGGAGGCCCGCTCATCGCCGGAATCCAGGACCACATCTCCGGCGGCTACCTGCTCACCCGCGAGGGTGCCTACTTCACCCGCTCAGAGGTCGAGCAGATGCTCATGTTCGCGGGAATCGACATCCGCGAGCTTCCGGAGCCGGACAAGGTGGAGAACGGTGTCGAACTCTGGAGCGGAAAGACCATCTTCTCGCTCGTCCTGCCTGAGGACATCACCATCTGGTACCGCAACAAGCTCTGCGACGAGCCGGAGCGCTGCGAGGCCCTGGAGAAGCTCATCGAGGAGAAGCTCGTCCCCGACCCGGAGGAAGTCAGAAAGCTCGCCTACGACGGCTTCGTTTACATCCAGAACGGAAAGCTCCTCAGCGGCGCCATAGACAAGAAGGCCTACGGAAGGGAGGACGGAAAGCTCCTCGACCTCATAGTGAGGGAGTACGGAGTCGAGAGGGCGAGGCAGTTCCTCGACCAGGTCACCAAGCTCGCCATCTGGACCATCACCCACAAGGGCTTCACCACCGCCATAGACGATGAGGACCTTCCGAGCGAGGCCCTCGACAGGATTCACGAGATAATCCGCGAGGCTGAGGAGAGGGTCAACAGGCTCATAGAGGCCTACAAGAACGGTGAGCTTGAGCCGCTGCCAGGTAAGACCCTTGAGGAGACCCTCGAGAGCAACATCATGGCTGTCCTCGCCGAGGCGCGTGACAACGCCGGTAAGGTCGCCGAGCGCTACCTCGGTATGGGCAACCACGCGGTCATCATGGCCAAGACCGGAGCGAGGGGTAAGATGCTCAACATCACCCAGATGGCGGCAATGCTCGGTCAGCAATCCATCCGTGGAAAGCGTCTCTACCGCGGCTACCGCGGAAGGGTTCTCACGCACTTCAAACCGGAGGACCTCGGCGCGAGGGCGAAGGGATTCGTCACCAACTCCTACAAGAGCGGCCTTACCCCGCAGGAGTACTTCTTCCACGCAATGGGTGGACGTGAGGGACTGGTTGACACGGCGGTCAGGACTGCCCAGAGCGGTTACATGCAGAGAAGGCTCATCAACGCCCTCCAGGACCTCAAGGTGGACTACGACGGAACCGTGAGAGACCCGACCGGAATCATCGTCCAGTTCAAGTACGGTGAGGACGGCATCGACCCGATGAAGAGCTGGCAGGGCAAGACCGTTGACGTTGACAGGGTCATCCTTAGAACCCTCGTCAAGATGAGGGGAGGTGAGTGA